The Pelagibaculum spongiae genome contains the following window.
CCCACGCCAACAATCAGCAAAAAAGCCGCTAAGGTTACACCGTCCAATCAGTCACTCCTCGGTTGATCAATATTGGGGGCATGATAACTACTCGAGATCAAGGACCCTGCCATTACCAGCGTCACATCTCCGAAACACCGCCTCTGAGTTGCTAGGAATAATCTGTCACCTAGCTGACCTTTATACGCTATTTAAAGTACTTTTTCTGCAGTTAAATGCTTATTTTAAAAGTATCTTTTTGATTGAAAAGCTGGCCTGCAAAGTAACAATCAATCGCTATTTTTCTTATTCAGAATCATTCCACGACCGCGAAAGCGAACATCAAACTTTTAACGATTTTAATTGCATCATTAAAAACTGATATAAAGTGAGTCAAAAAAAACTTAAAGGGTCAGACCAAAATTAATAACTCATAAGCAAATACCTCAAGCACTAGAAACAAGCAAAATAACTTCGCTAAAAAAAACCTGAAAAAAAACTTAATTAAAAGCTGGGATTTTTTTTAAAAACTATACTAGTAGCACTTAAACCCACGCCGCAGAATATTAGCTAGTAATGCATTATCCCAAATAGATAACTGCTGACTACCTCTTATTGCTAGAACACCAGCTAACTATATGATCTCGCTATTGGTATTACCACAATGAGGTGCAACTTTTGGTATGACCTAATCTTTAACATCTGAAAAGTTCGTATTTACTTTTATTTATTTGGCGGCAAAGCAACAAAAAATATTTAAAAACATAAGCTTAATACAACAAGCAACCCACCAAACCTAATGTTCGATTACGAAATTCATTGATAAACAAGATATTCTGTCACTCAAAAACCTTTAATTAAGTAAGTTTTTTTGACCTGCCACCATGTTTAGTTCGAACAAAAAAAAATTAGTCTTTTTAGTTGTGCTAGATCAAAAAGTATACCTCTTAATTTACTCAAGATAATTCGATCAGGATAGAACATGGTTTTAAAGTCAGCACTCCCTACTGGTTCAGTTGTTCAGTTAATGAACGTCAGCCTCTGATTTTAAATATTGTTCATCTGAGAGGCATATTCAGGCACACGAGATAAAACAGCAGCTTTATAAATGTTGTTTTTATACTAACTAGCCGCTGTTCCAAGCGTAGGAGTCAACAGTGACTTTTAAAAAAGTCGGTCCATACCCTTCATCTCATGATGATGTGGAACTAGATGCGTTAATGGATGGTTATCGCATTGAAGGTCCCGGAGACGTACTTCAGGCTCTAGTTCGCATTCAACATTTCTTGGGCTGGGTTCCACCACAGTTAAGAAAAGCATTAAGCGAACGCACCCGCGTTACCGAGACTAAAATCCGAGGGATTATCGATTTTTACCATCTACTGGATGCAGAGCCCACGGCACCATGGGTTGTTCACCTGAGTACTAACATCACCGATATGATGCTTGGTCAACAAACCAACATTGACCGGTTTAATAAGTACGCCAAAAAAAATCCAGGCAAGATTCAAGTTAATGAAACCTCTTGCACCGGATTATGCGAACAAGGCCCTGCATTATTAATTAATGGTTTTGCAATGGGCCGTATTAATGCACAACGTGTCGATGACATATTGGCATTAATTAGCACTGACACCCCATTAGATCAATGGCCAGCCAACTGGTTTGAAATCTCCAGCAATATTCGCAAGCCTGGCCCATTACTGCGCCACCATGTTGTTGCTGGCGAAGCTTTGGCCAAGGTTAAAACCGCATCACCTGAAGATTTCATCCTCAAGCTGGATCATGCCGGTTTGAAAGGTCGCGGTGGCGCGGGCTTTAGTACCGCATTTAAATGGCAGGCTTGTCGTAAAGCGATTGGCGATCATAAAGTGGTTGCCTGCAATGCTGACGAAGGCGAACCCGGAACATTTAAAGACCGTGTGCTGTTAGATCGGCATATTGAAAATGTACTGGAAGGCATGACTATTTGTGGTGAAGTGATAGGTGCCAAGAGCGGTTATATCTATCTTCGCAAAGAATACATTTACATGTATGGCCACATTAATAATGCGATTAAAAAACGCCGTGAAGCAGGCTTATTAACTGAAGATTTTGATATTGGCATTCACATGGGCGCTGGCGCTTATGTTTGTGGTGAAGAATCTTCAATGCTCGATTCAATGGAAGGCAAGCGTGGCATTCCACGGATTAAACCACCATTCCCAGTCGATCAAGGTTTCCTTGGCCGCCCTACCGTAGTCAACAACGTAGAAACCTTTTGTAACGTTGCGCTATTGGCGGACAAAGGCTTGGATAACTTCCGTTCAGTCGGTTGTAGCCACACCCCTGGCAGTAAATTGCACAGTATTTCGGGCGATTGTAAACACCCTGGTATTTACGA
Protein-coding sequences here:
- a CDS encoding NAD(P)H-dependent oxidoreductase subunit E, which gives rise to MTFKKVGPYPSSHDDVELDALMDGYRIEGPGDVLQALVRIQHFLGWVPPQLRKALSERTRVTETKIRGIIDFYHLLDAEPTAPWVVHLSTNITDMMLGQQTNIDRFNKYAKKNPGKIQVNETSCTGLCEQGPALLINGFAMGRINAQRVDDILALISTDTPLDQWPANWFEISSNIRKPGPLLRHHVVAGEALAKVKTASPEDFILKLDHAGLKGRGGAGFSTAFKWQACRKAIGDHKVVACNADEGEPGTFKDRVLLDRHIENVLEGMTICGEVIGAKSGYIYLRKEYIYMYGHINNAIKKRREAGLLTEDFDIGIHMGAGAYVCGEESSMLDSMEGKRGIPRIKPPFPVDQGFLGRPTVVNNVETFCNVALLADKGLDNFRSVGCSHTPGSKLHSISGDCKHPGIYEFPLCTSIAEMMKACGGKEAAMVQVGGAAGRLITENRFDTAIDFRRLYSAGSMMVFNSDRQPKDLLHNFSHFFVHESCGFCTPCRGGCQMLAAYSDQVMNGTLQKQDEKTLLDTCKLMMTTSHCGLGKTAGQSIGQIFHHHLKAQKAENQEMAHE